A window from Mercenaria mercenaria strain notata unplaced genomic scaffold, MADL_Memer_1 contig_3913, whole genome shotgun sequence encodes these proteins:
- the LOC128553518 gene encoding N-acetylglucosamine-6-sulfatase-like, whose protein sequence is MVEDILQTLDTKGILDNTYVFFSSDNGYHLGQFGLPYDKRQLYDFDIRVPLMVRGPGIKPATFSDEAVLNIDLAPTFLSLAGSIMPGADGVSFKDILHPQDNGTKPVRGTFLVEHTGEYSETIKGCPQYTGQNMNNCNNHCVCEDSKNNTFACIVQISKMENMKYCEFIDLQNSVEIYDLKSDPAELNNLYQTWQTTDPKKIASLERQLQYLATCSGEACHSVPT, encoded by the exons ATGGTGGAAGATATCCTGCAAACGCTAGATACTAAAGGGATTCTTGACAACACTTATGTATTCTTCTCCTCAGACAATGGATATCATTTAG GTCAGTTTGGTTTACCATATGATAAAAGGCAACTGTATGACTTTGATATCCGAGTACCACTGATGGTGAGAGGACCAGGTATAAAGCCTGCAACTTTTTCTGat GAGGCTGTATTAAATATTGACCTTGCACCAACGTTTCTCAGCCTTGCGGGTTCTATTATGCCAGGGGCAGATGGTGTCAGTTTTAAAGACATACTTCACCCGCAGGACAATGGAACAAAACCAGTACGAGGAACTTTTCTGGTAGAGCATACTGGTGAATATTCAGAAACTATCAAAGGTTGTCCTCAGTACACAGGGCAGAATATGAAT AACTGCAATAACCATTGTGTTTGCGAGGATTCTAAGAATAACACATTTGCTTGTATAGTACAAATTAGCAAGATGGAGAACATGAAATACTGCGAATTTATTGATTTACAG aattctgtagagaTTTATGACTTGAAATCAGATCCAGCAGAACTGAACAATTTATACCAAACATGGCAGACAACCGACCCAAAGAAGATTGCATCTCTTGAACGACAGTTACAGTACCTAGCAACATGTTCAGGAGAAGCATGCCACAGTGTTCCTACCTAG